The following are from one region of the Tachysurus fulvidraco isolate hzauxx_2018 chromosome 24, HZAU_PFXX_2.0, whole genome shotgun sequence genome:
- the polr3k gene encoding DNA-directed RNA polymerase III subunit RPC10, translated as MLLFCPTCGNVLVVEEGQRCYRFACNTCPYVHNITRKVNNRKYPKLKEVDDVLGGSAAWENVDSTAEKCPKCEHARAYFMQIQTRSADEPMTTFYKCCNQQCGHRWRD; from the exons ATGCTTCTGTTTTGCCCAACGTGTGGAAACGTGTTGGTCGTAGAAGAGGGTCAGAGATGTTACAGATTCGCCTGTAATACGTGTCCTTATGTTCACAACATTACAAGGAAG GTCAACAACAGAAAGTATCCCAAGCTGAAAGAGGTGGATGATGTTCTTGGGGGTTCAGCCGCCTGGGAGAACGTGGATTCCACTGCAG aaaaatgtCCAAAGTGTGAGCACGCAAGGGCTTATTTCATGCAAATACAGACCAGATCTGCTGATGAGCCCATGACTACATTTTACAAGTGCTGTAATCAGCAGTGTGGCCATCGCTGGAGAGACTGA
- the cdip1 gene encoding cell death-inducing p53-target protein 1 isoform X2 produces MSNDPPPPYPGGPSAPLIEEKNGQPPVSGSAPVTSGPPHGHPLPPDYGPPPYEATMQPGFVPPHVPAGFHPPPGHFPHPMPGQFAPGPSHCGPSVGHTATVIGPLGTAATVTVLQGEMFQSAPVQTVCPHCQQAIITRISHDVGLMNTLFCLFCFFVGCDLGCCLIPCMLDELKDVTHTCPNCKGYIYTYKRIC; encoded by the exons ATGTCCAACGACCCCCCGCCACCCTACCCTGGGGGCCCCAGTGCCCCTCTTATAGAGGAAAAGAATGGACAGCCTCCAGTCTCTG GCTCAGCCCCGGTGACGAGCGGACCCCCACACGGACACCCGCTGCCTCCAGACTATGGCCCTCCACCTTACGAGGCCACCATGCAGCCTGGCTTCGTGCCCCCACACGTCCCAG CTGGCTTTCACCCTCCTCCTGGACACTTCCCCCACCCCATGCCAGGGCAGTTTGCTCCAGGGCCTAGTCACTGTGGCCCGTCTGTGGGACACACGGCCACAGTGATCGGTCCTCTGGGCACAGCTGCTACAGTGACTGTGCTGCAGGGTGAGATGTTCCAGTCAGCCCCGGTGCAGACGGTCTGCCCTCACTGCCAACAGGCCATCATCACACGAATCAGCCATGACGTGGGCCTCATGAACACtctcttctgtctgttctgCTTCTTTGTGGG CTGTGATCTCGGCTGCTGCTTGATCCCGTGTATGCTCGATGAACTCAAGGACGTGACGCACACTTGCCCCAACTGCAAGGGCTACATCTACACATACAAGCGCATCTGCTAA
- the cdip1 gene encoding cell death-inducing p53-target protein 1 isoform X1 has protein sequence MSNDPPPPYPGGPSAPLIEEKNGQPPVSGSAPVTSGPPHGHPLPPDYGPPPYEATMQPGFVPPHVPGKGPMTIPHLHAGFHPPPGHFPHPMPGQFAPGPSHCGPSVGHTATVIGPLGTAATVTVLQGEMFQSAPVQTVCPHCQQAIITRISHDVGLMNTLFCLFCFFVGCDLGCCLIPCMLDELKDVTHTCPNCKGYIYTYKRIC, from the exons ATGTCCAACGACCCCCCGCCACCCTACCCTGGGGGCCCCAGTGCCCCTCTTATAGAGGAAAAGAATGGACAGCCTCCAGTCTCTG GCTCAGCCCCGGTGACGAGCGGACCCCCACACGGACACCCGCTGCCTCCAGACTATGGCCCTCCACCTTACGAGGCCACCATGCAGCCTGGCTTCGTGCCCCCACACGTCCCAGGTAAGGGTCCTATGACCATACCACACCTGCATG CTGGCTTTCACCCTCCTCCTGGACACTTCCCCCACCCCATGCCAGGGCAGTTTGCTCCAGGGCCTAGTCACTGTGGCCCGTCTGTGGGACACACGGCCACAGTGATCGGTCCTCTGGGCACAGCTGCTACAGTGACTGTGCTGCAGGGTGAGATGTTCCAGTCAGCCCCGGTGCAGACGGTCTGCCCTCACTGCCAACAGGCCATCATCACACGAATCAGCCATGACGTGGGCCTCATGAACACtctcttctgtctgttctgCTTCTTTGTGGG CTGTGATCTCGGCTGCTGCTTGATCCCGTGTATGCTCGATGAACTCAAGGACGTGACGCACACTTGCCCCAACTGCAAGGGCTACATCTACACATACAAGCGCATCTGCTAA